One window from the genome of Moraxella nasibovis encodes:
- the pdxH gene encoding pyridoxamine 5'-phosphate oxidase yields MNLHDIREDYSKQELDSLHCHDNPLEQFKIWLNDAMTAKVNEPTAMNIATVDANGRPSSRMVLLKEVNDDGFVFFSNYDSRKGQALAVNPYISITFFWAELERQVRIEGVVEKLDERSSDEYFDSRPYTSRIGAWASEQSQVIADKSVIVKRAAMFGIKHPLHVPRPPHWGGYLVRADKVEFWQGRPSRLHDRIRYRLDGDEWVVERLAP; encoded by the coding sequence ATGAACTTACACGACATAAGAGAAGATTATAGCAAGCAAGAATTAGACAGCTTGCACTGCCATGACAATCCCCTTGAACAGTTTAAGATTTGGCTAAACGACGCAATGACCGCCAAAGTCAATGAACCAACCGCCATGAACATCGCCACCGTTGATGCCAATGGTCGCCCCAGTAGCCGTATGGTGCTATTAAAAGAAGTCAATGACGATGGCTTTGTGTTTTTTAGCAATTATGACAGCCGCAAAGGGCAGGCACTGGCGGTCAATCCCTACATCAGCATCACATTTTTTTGGGCGGAATTAGAACGGCAAGTGCGGATTGAAGGCGTGGTAGAAAAATTAGACGAACGCTCATCGGACGAATACTTTGACAGCCGCCCTTACACCAGCCGTATCGGCGCATGGGCAAGCGAACAAAGCCAAGTCATCGCCGACAAATCGGTCATCGTCAAGCGAGCCGCCATGTTCGGCATCAAGCACCCTTTGCATGTACCACGCCCACCGCACTGGGGTGGCTATCTGGTGCGAGCGGATAAGGTGGAGTTTTGGCAAGGTCGCCCATCTCGTCTACACGACCGCATTCGCTATCGCTTAGATGGCGATGAGTGGGTGGTAGAGCGCTTGGCTCCTTGA
- a CDS encoding YheV family putative metal-binding protein, with protein MRYQSNRPKRQFLAGVACPKCKKMDAVVQIQVFEPAFDEWIECTACDHSERRPTMDETAIMRQTDGYGDGGVGVVKFK; from the coding sequence ATGCGTTATCAATCCAATCGCCCAAAACGCCAATTTCTGGCAGGGGTTGCTTGCCCAAAATGCAAAAAAATGGACGCCGTCGTGCAGATTCAGGTGTTTGAGCCTGCCTTTGATGAGTGGATTGAATGCACCGCCTGCGACCACAGCGAACGCCGCCCCACCATGGATGAGACCGCCATCATGCGTCAAACGGACGGCTACGGCGATGGTGGCGTGGGCGTGGTAAAATTTAAATAA
- a CDS encoding M3 family metallopeptidase: MSIDFYSPDFDERLRLVDFGKTTPQTLTQQTQAALDTAHAFLDDIENGKADGTALHIIDEFDRLSHAIHRPFGVLSHLNSVMNSDEIRHAHHEILPKLSEFGVRVGQSKALYELYKSLEHTLDSTDIARIRAVKLALQSFDLSGVGLPDDKKKAFADIQSELSLLSAKFSDNVLDATGAFALPLTEAQLDGITPSGLALLKAAGDNYKAKHPNATLPTDYVATLDIPMYLAVMQYATDRTLRETLYHAYNTRASGEMTFTGEKDGQPSRFDNSDTMARILKLRTDKAKLLGFDDYTQVSLATKMADSHDEIEKFLLNLADKARPFAKADLAEVEQFAKTLGIDEVKPWDIPFISEKLQNEKYSLDSEAIRAYFPVPVVLDGLFDIIDTLFGVRFVAKDAPVWHKDAQFYEVHGKDGLIGGAYIDLYARSGKSGGAWLSDFQGKHTSLNGQETLPVCFVVGNFSPAVDGKPSLLTHDEVLTLFHEFGHALHHLLTKVTISDVSGINGVEWDAVELPSQFMENFAWDKAGIAKISRHVETGDALPDDKLTAMLSAKNFQSGLQALRQIEFGVFDLRIHAGNFERYEEILDTQNQVRQAVAVITPPANNRFANSFSHIFAGGYASGYYSYKWAELLSADAFGVFEEHADGVGVLNPAIGQRFYDNILAMGGSRTAKENFIAFAGREAKIDALLRHSGFGDA, encoded by the coding sequence ATGAGCATTGATTTTTATAGCCCAGACTTTGACGAGCGTTTACGCTTGGTGGATTTTGGCAAAACCACGCCACAGACACTCACCCAACAAACCCAAGCCGCCCTAGACACCGCCCATGCTTTTTTAGATGACATTGAAAATGGCAAAGCAGACGGCACCGCCCTACACATCATTGATGAATTTGACCGCCTAAGCCACGCCATTCATCGTCCTTTTGGGGTGTTGTCGCACCTAAACAGCGTGATGAATAGCGATGAGATTCGCCACGCCCATCACGAAATTTTGCCAAAATTAAGCGAGTTTGGCGTGCGTGTCGGTCAATCCAAAGCCCTATACGAGCTGTACAAATCACTCGAACACACGCTAGACAGCACAGACATCGCTCGCATTCGTGCGGTCAAATTGGCACTACAAAGTTTTGATTTGTCAGGGGTGGGTTTGCCTGACGATAAGAAAAAAGCCTTTGCCGACATTCAAAGCGAGCTGTCCCTACTGTCCGCCAAATTCTCAGATAATGTACTGGATGCAACGGGAGCATTTGCCCTGCCACTGACCGAAGCACAGCTGGACGGCATTACCCCAAGCGGTCTTGCCCTATTAAAAGCAGCAGGCGACAATTACAAAGCCAAACACCCAAACGCCACGCTCCCCACCGACTATGTGGCGACCCTAGACATTCCGATGTATCTGGCGGTCATGCAATACGCCACCGACCGCACCTTGCGTGAGACACTCTACCACGCCTACAACACTCGTGCGTCTGGCGAGATGACCTTCACTGGCGAAAAAGACGGACAGCCCAGCCGTTTTGACAACAGCGACACCATGGCACGCATTTTAAAACTACGCACCGACAAGGCGAAACTCTTAGGCTTTGACGACTACACCCAAGTGTCGCTCGCCACCAAAATGGCGGATAGCCATGACGAGATTGAGAAATTTTTATTAAATCTTGCGGACAAAGCTCGCCCATTTGCCAAAGCAGACTTGGCAGAAGTTGAACAATTTGCCAAAACGCTCGGTATCGATGAAGTCAAGCCGTGGGACATTCCTTTCATCAGCGAAAAACTACAAAACGAAAAATACAGCCTAGACAGCGAAGCGATTCGCGCTTATTTTCCTGTGCCTGTGGTGTTAGATGGCCTATTTGACATCATTGATACGCTGTTTGGCGTGCGTTTTGTCGCAAAAGACGCTCCCGTTTGGCACAAAGACGCCCAATTTTATGAAGTGCATGGTAAAGACGGCTTGATTGGCGGGGCATATATTGACCTGTATGCCCGCTCTGGCAAATCTGGCGGTGCGTGGCTGTCGGATTTTCAAGGCAAACATACCAGCCTAAACGGACAAGAGACTCTGCCTGTGTGCTTTGTGGTGGGCAATTTCTCGCCTGCGGTTGATGGCAAGCCAAGCCTGCTGACGCATGATGAAGTGCTGACTTTATTCCATGAGTTTGGTCATGCCCTGCACCATCTTTTGACCAAAGTTACCATCAGCGATGTCTCTGGCATCAATGGCGTGGAGTGGGACGCAGTGGAGCTGCCCAGTCAGTTCATGGAAAATTTTGCTTGGGACAAGGCAGGCATTGCCAAAATCAGCCGTCATGTCGAGACAGGCGATGCCCTACCTGATGATAAATTGACCGCCATGCTGAGTGCAAAAAATTTCCAATCGGGATTACAAGCCCTACGCCAGATTGAATTTGGCGTGTTTGATTTACGCATTCATGCGGGCAATTTTGAGCGTTACGAAGAGATTTTGGACACCCAAAACCAAGTCCGCCAAGCGGTCGCCGTCATCACACCGCCTGCCAACAACCGCTTTGCCAACAGCTTTTCGCACATTTTTGCTGGCGGTTATGCGTCAGGTTATTATTCTTATAAATGGGCAGAGCTGTTGTCGGCGGACGCATTTGGCGTATTTGAAGAGCATGCCGATGGCGTGGGTGTGCTAAACCCTGCCATCGGACAAAGATTTTATGACAATATCCTAGCGATGGGTGGCTCTCGTACCGCCAAAGAAAACTTCATCGCCTTTGCTGGGCGTGAAGCAAAAATTGACGCTCTGCTCCGCCACAGCGGTTTTGGAGATGCTTGA
- a CDS encoding endonuclease/exonuclease/phosphatase family protein encodes MNPITITTYNIHKGMSPLNRAVKLGGMAEALKAINPDVLCLQEVQGQNLKRAVAFNEYPEQSQHEWFGEYLAYADTYGKNAQYEYGHHGNAVLSRHPLDPKHNVNITVNRLEQRGVLHCEIYPEGWGCPVVVLCAHLNLLHMDRVKQYQAIIDYIDGTIDQDAPLILAGDFNDWTKKSTKILEALGMTEVFHHLHGVYPATYPAKLPVLSLDRIYVRNLKVHHATVHTGTPWANLSDHLPISAVVSMAD; translated from the coding sequence ATGAATCCCATCACCATCACCACCTACAACATCCATAAAGGCATGTCGCCCCTAAACCGTGCGGTCAAATTGGGCGGCATGGCAGAGGCGCTCAAAGCCATCAACCCTGATGTGCTGTGCCTACAAGAAGTGCAAGGGCAAAATCTCAAACGAGCTGTCGCTTTCAATGAATATCCCGAGCAGTCGCAGCATGAGTGGTTTGGCGAGTATTTGGCTTATGCCGACACCTATGGCAAAAACGCCCAGTATGAGTACGGGCATCATGGCAATGCGGTGCTGTCTCGCCACCCGCTTGACCCTAAGCATAATGTTAATATCACGGTCAATCGTCTAGAACAGCGAGGCGTGCTGCACTGCGAGATTTATCCTGAAGGGTGGGGCTGTCCTGTGGTGGTCTTGTGCGCCCATCTTAATTTGCTACACATGGACAGAGTCAAGCAATATCAAGCCATCATCGACTACATCGACGGCACGATCGATCAAGATGCGCCTTTGATTTTGGCGGGCGATTTTAATGACTGGACCAAAAAATCCACCAAGATTTTGGAGGCGCTTGGCATGACAGAGGTGTTTCATCACCTGCACGGCGTGTATCCTGCCACCTATCCTGCCAAACTGCCTGTTTTGAGCCTTGATCGCATTTATGTGCGCAATCTAAAAGTTCATCACGCCACTGTCCATACAGGCACGCCGTGGGCAAATCTGTCCGACCATCTGCCGATCAGTGCGGTGGTGAGCATGGCTGATTAA